From one Salvelinus sp. IW2-2015 linkage group LG11, ASM291031v2, whole genome shotgun sequence genomic stretch:
- the LOC111970532 gene encoding podocalyxin-like protein 2, producing the protein MAGLHRTFIFGSTLLFLLSCDALLSDGPPTLLSTSQPSPLSLIDLDLDVEEQPEMMTVPGSPTTVPGLTSQGRETSQQDTSQEASGFFSEDGEDNKPLQSSVNLWDDVRDQVNITDLDRNSLRGYSQTLSQSSTSPMEEPRQGNHTSPFMTAMENLERELWEMERESSGLPVEPGYAQNQGLSTTTIPAADPVVPVDFTTLDPQYVPVHGGQESPPGDTVEVEVAEEEEETDGEMKRESTTTEPDVSIASSRPTLPEVGVFPSFGPLQPDNIHTEDREEVVEEGEEEDEEEEETVVLGGPGSDRGRGGAISPLTTVPSASLAPTVGFTEDSWDRLEDGREGREEEERRQEEQEVKNGGTELLTETDILHGAHFSQEIQQVICVDWSDLAGKGYIILNMSDSVDCDEFRVESGDRLLELLETAFSRKMDSPQGSWLISLSKPTMQDHQLLITLASEHGVIATKDVLSMLGEIRKGLHEIGIQSYSSASTCHSRPSQTRSDYGKLFVVLVIIGSVCVVIIASGLIYICWQRRLPTLKTRTRGEELHFVENGCHDNPTLDVTSDGGPPEMQEKKHHPYHHANGLTAGTGSGGMAGGEGGSSGWQVLVNKPGGKEEDNMEEDTHL; encoded by the exons GCTCCACACTGTTGTTCCTGTTGTCCTGTGACGCCCTGTTGAGTGATGGACCACCCACCCTGCTGTCCACCTCCCagccctctcctctgtccctcattGACCTGGACCTAGATGTGGAGGAGCAGCCTGAGATGATGACCG TTCCAGGCAGCCCCACCACGGTACCAGGCCTAACCTCCCAGGGACGGGAGACCTCCCAGCAGGACACGTCCCAGGAGGCCTCAGGGTTCTTCAGTGAGGACGGTGAAGACAACAAGCCTCTCCAGTCCTCTGTTAATCTCTGGGACGATGTCAGAGACCAAGTCAACATCACTGATCTAGACAGGAACTCCCTCAGAG GTTACAGTCAAACCCTCTCCCAGTCCTCCACCTCTCCCATGGAGGAACCCAGACAGGGGAACCACACTTCTCCTTTCATGACTGCGATGGAGAACCTGGAGCGGGAGttatgggagatggagagagagtccaGCGGCCTCCCCGTAGAGCCTGGCTATGCCCAGAACCAGGGCCTGTCTACCACCACCATCCCTGCTGCTGACCCGGTGGTTCCTGTAGACTTCACCACCTTAGACCCACAATATGTCCCTGTACACGGGGGCCAGGAATCACCTCCGGGGGACACAGTGGAGGTAGAGGtagcagaggaggaagaggagacggaTGGGGAGATGAAAAGGGAGAGTACCACCACTGAGCCTGACGTCTCCATCGCCTCCTCCAGACCCACCCTCCCAGAGGTGGGTGTCTTCCCCAGCTTTGGGCCCCTACAGCCAGACAACATTCATACAGAAGAccgggaggaggtggtggaggaaggtgaggaagaggatgaagaggaagaggagacagtGGTCCTTGGAGGACCTGGGAgtgacagggggagaggaggggccaTCTCTCCCCTGACCACGGTCCCCTCTGCTTCTTTGGCCCCCACAGTCGGCTTCACAGAGGACTCCTGGGATCGTCtggaggacgggagggagggccgggaggaggaggagaggaggcaggaggagcaggaggtcAAAAATGGAGGAACAGAGCTGTTAACAGAGACAGATATCCTCCACGGTGCACACTTCTCACAGGAGATACAGCAG GTGATCTGTGTGGACTGGAGCGATCTGGCTGGGAAGGGCTACATCATCCTCAACATGTCAGACAGCGTTGACTGT GATGAGTTCCGTGTGGAGAGTGGGGACCGGCTCCTGGAGCTGCTAGAGACAGCCTTCTCTAGGAAGATGGACAGTCCTCAGGGCTCctggctcatctctctctctaaacccacCATGCAGGACCACCAGCTGCTCATCACACTGGCCAGCGAACACG GAGTTATTGCCACCAAGGATGTGCTATCGATGTTAGGTGAGATAAGGAAAGGTTTACACGAG ATTGGCATCCAGAGCTACAGCAGTGCTAGCACCTGTCACTCCAGACCCAGTCAGACGCGTAGCGACTACGGGAAGctgtttgtggtcctggtgatCATAGGTTCTGTCTGTGTGGTCATCATCGCCTCTGGTCTAATCTATATCTGCTGGCAGAGACGCCTGCCTACGCTGAAGACTAGG ACACGAGGTGAGGAGCTCCATTTTGTGGAGAACGGCTGCCATGACAACCCCACCCTGGACGTCACGAGTGACGGGGGGCCGCCAGAGATGCAGGAGAAGAAACACCACCCGTACCACCACGCTAACGGACTGACGGCTGGGACCGGGTCTGGGGGGATGGccgggggggagggagggagcagtggCTGGCAGGTCCTGGTCAACAAAcctggagggaaggaagaggataATATGGAAGAGGACACACACCTTtag